CGCGCTGGCGATATCCACAGCGCCAGTAAATGCCAGGGCTTCGGGGCCATTGCTGGTCCAGATGTCGATGCGCGGCAATAACGCGCGCATCAAGGCCGAGTCCGGTGCCTTCACCAGCGGGCCCGGGTCGAACACCACCGCGATCTCCCGCGGCAGCGCGAGCAACCAGTCGATCAGCGGCTGCGCCTTGCCCTCCAGCAGCAAGCTGTAGCCGCTGACATACACGTAGTCGTCAACTTGGGGCGACACGATGGCCAAGTCCTCGGCACTCAACTCGCCTTCGGCACCGATGTGGGAAATGAAGGTGCGCTCGGTGCTGGCTTCGGTCAGCGACACACACAACCCGGTGTCCTTGCCATCGCTCGCCGCCAGTGCCATTTCGATGCCCTCGGCCTGCATCGCGGTACGCGCCAGATCGCCGAAGCGGCCGTTGCCGTGACGGCCCAGGTAGACCGCCGGCAGGCCGTTGCGTCGCGCGGCCGCCATCACATTGAAGCCCCCGCCGGTTTCGAAGCTGGCC
Above is a genomic segment from Pseudomonas azadiae containing:
- a CDS encoding PfkB family carbohydrate kinase, translated to MSRLLHTGQVIVDLVMALDTLPATGGDVLARSASFETGGGFNVMAAARRNGLPAVYLGRHGNGRFGDLARTAMQAEGIEMALAASDGKDTGLCVSLTEASTERTFISHIGAEGELSAEDLAIVSPQVDDYVYVSGYSLLLEGKAQPLIDWLLALPREIAVVFDPGPLVKAPDSALMRALLPRIDIWTSNGPEALAFTGAVDIASALPELGRHLAAEALRVVRDGPNGCWVGRASAVEHVPGFKVKAVDSNGAGDAHAGVFLAGLANGLSPVAAARRANAAAALAVTRWGPATSPGTVEVDALVGD